In Eubalaena glacialis isolate mEubGla1 chromosome 3, mEubGla1.1.hap2.+ XY, whole genome shotgun sequence, the following are encoded in one genomic region:
- the CC2D1B gene encoding coiled-coil and C2 domain-containing protein 1B isoform X1 — translation MPGPRPRKGPQASGQGVAAAKQLGLFMEFSPEDMLLGMEETEDDGDLEAELLALTGEAGTTGKKPAPKGQAPLPMAHIEKLAADCMRDVEEEEEEEGLEEDADLLTELQEVLGADEEAGPLDGNETASPGGSEEKEQENIEPPVQTALLTASVPAAQAGGPQGLQALLEDRIHNYREAVASAKETGEAAKARRCERGLKTLESQLAAVRKGRKISEDEIPPPVALGKRPLAPQETTNRSPEAEPPAPPSVEPDNPSQPETSLLGSTSISGPPDSDPDPRALLLARQREYKVAALNAKRAGDLDRARELMRIGKRFGAVLEALEKGQPVDLSAMPPAPEDLKPLPQASKASTAPSDVHPAVERVQPVMAPDIPATPVAPTEPQTVLDALQQRLNKYREAGTQARGSGDERKARMHERIAKQYQDAIRAHRAGRKVDFAELPVPPGFPPIPGWEPTMGTEEDVVAATLAAAQKLASSEDAAPAEEDEDEDKDEPPAQAPVAKKPTQPLVPSSRPLPEPKASSSKESLSPAVREQVALLQARKLQYQRAALQAKRGQDLEQAKAHLRVAKSLEAQITQVRAGRPVDLSKVPSPLTDEEGDFILIHHEDLRLSQKAEEVYAQLQKMLLEQHEKCVLFSKQFMHQGNVAETTRFEKLAQDRKKQLEILQLAQAQGLDPPSHHFELKTFQTVRIFAELNSTEMHLIVVRGMNLPAPPGVTPDDLDAFVRFEFHYPNSDQAQKNKTAVMKNTNSPEFDQLFKLNINRNHRGFRRVIQSKGIKFEIFHKGSFFRSDKLVGTAHLKLERLENECEIREIVEVLDGRKPTGGKLEVKVRLREPLSGQDVQMVTENWLVLEPRGL, via the exons ATGCCAGGGCCAAGACCTCGGAAGGGCCCTCAGGCCAGTGGCCAGGGTGTGGCAGCTGCCAAGCAG CTTGGGCTGTTTATGGAGTTCAGCCCTGAGGACATGCTGCTGGGGATGGAGGAGACTGAAGATGATGGGGACCTGGAGGCTGAGCTGCTGGCCCTCACTGGGGAAGCAGGGACCACAGGCAAGAAGCCAGCACCCAAGGGGCAGG cccccctgCCTATGGCCCACATCGAGAAGTTGGCGGCGGACTGTATGCGGgatgtggaggaggaggaggaggaggaagggctggaggaGGATGCAGACTTGCTG ACTGAGCTGCAGGAGGTCCTGGGTGCAGATGAGGAGGCTGGGCCCTTGGATGGCAATGAGACAGCCAGCCCAGGTGGCTCTGAGGAGAAGGAACAGGAAAACATTGAACCTCCAGTGCAGACAGCTCTCCTAACAGCTTCAGTCCCAGCGGCTCAG GCTGGAGGGCCTCAGGGGCTGCAGGCTCTGCTGGAGGATCGGATCCACAACTACCGGGAGGCTGTGGCCAGTGCCAAGGAGACAGGTGAAGCAGCCAAAGCCAGGCGCTGTGAGCGCGGCCTGAAG ACTCTGGAGTCCCAGCTGGCTGCTGTGAGGAAAGGCAGGAAGATCAGTGAGGATGAGATCCCACCTCCAGTGGCCTTGGGCAAGAGGCCCCTGGCCCCTCAGGAAACAACCAACAGGAGCCCTGAAGCAGAACCCCCAGCTCCCCCTTCCGTGGAGCCAG ACAACCCCTCCCAGCCTGAGACGAGCCTCTTGGGCAGCACTAGTATTTCTGGCCCCCCTGATTCAGACCCAGACCCACGGGCCTTGCTGTTGGCCCGACAGAGAGAGTACAAAGTGGCTGCCCTGAACGCCAAGCGGGCTGGAGACCTAGATCGCGCCCGAGAGCTCATGAGGATTGGGAAG AGATTTGGGGCCGTCCTGGAGGCCCTGGAGAAGGGGCAGCCTGTGGACCTGAGTGCCATGCCCCCAGCACCTGAGG ACCTGAAGCCCCTCCCACAGGCTTCCAAGGCCTCCACAGCACCCTCAGATGTACACCCAGCAGTGGAGCGAGTGCAGCCAGTGATGGCCCCTGACATCCCGGCCACCCCAG TGGCCCCTACTGAGCCACAGACAGTGCTAGACGCCCTGCAGCAGAGGCTGAACAAGTACCGTGAGGCAGGCACCCAGGCTCGGGGCAGTGGGGATGAGCGCAAGGCCCGGATGCACGAGCGTATTGCCAAG CAATATCAAGATGCCATTCGAGCCCACCGAGCAGGACGGAAAGTTGACTTTGCTGAGTTGCCTGTTCCTCCAG GATTCCCCCCTATACCTGGCTGGGAGCCCACTATGGGTACTGAGGAGGATGTGGTGGCAGCTACTTTAGCAGCTGCCCAGAAACTGGCCTCCTCAGAGGATGCAGCCCCCGCAGAGGAAGATGAGGACGAGGACAAG GAtgagcccccagcccaggccccagtGGCCAAGAAGCCAACACAGCCTCTGGTCCCTTCATCCCGGCCCCTGCCTGAGCCCAAAGCCTCGAGTTCTAAGGAGTCACTGAGTCCAGCTG TGCGAGAGCAGGTGGCCCTGCTGCAGGCACGGAAACTGCAGTACCAGCGGGCAGCCCTGCAGGCCAAGCGTGGCCAGGACCTGGAGCAGGCCAAAGCCCATCTGCGGGTGGCCAAATCCCTTGAGGCTCAGATCACCCAGGTGCGAGCTGGCCGACCTGTGGACCTGTCCAAG GTGCCTTCACCCTTAACGGATGAGGAGGGTGACTTCATCCTGATCCACCATGAGGACCTGCGACTCTCTCAGAAGGCTGAGGAGGTGTATGCCCAGCTACAAAAAATGCTTCTGGAGCAACATGAG AAGTGTGTGCTGTTCTCCAAGCAGTTTATGCACCAGGGCAATGTGGCCGAGACTACCCG GTTTGAGAAGCTTGCTCAAGACCGCAAGAAGCAGCTTGAGATCCTGCAGCTGGCCCAGGCCCAGGGCCTTGACCCTCCCAGCCACCACTTTGAGTTGAAGACATTCCAAACTGTGAG GATCTTCGCAGAACTCAACAGCACAGAAATGCATCTGATTGTTGTCCGGGGAATGAACCTCCCAGCCCCTCCAG GGGTGACCCCTGATGACTTGGATGCTTTTGTGCGGTTTGAGTTCCACTATCCTAATTCG GACCaggctcaaaaaaacaaaacagctgtgatgaaaaacacaaactCTCCAG AATTTGATCAGCTCTTCAAACTAAACATCAACCGAAACCACCGGGGCTTCAGGAGGGTGATTCAAAGCAAAGGAATCAAGTTTGAAATCTTCCACAAAGG ATCGTTCTTCAGAAGTGACAAGCTGGTTGGCACAGCCCACCTGAAACTGGAGCGTCTGGAGAATGAGTGTGAGATCAGAGAGATTGTGGAG GTCCTGGACGGAAGGAAGCCTACTGGGGGCAAGCTGGAGGTGAAGGTGAGGCTGCGGGAGCCTCTGAGTGGCCAGGACGTGCAGATGGTCACCGAGAACTGGCTGGTCCTGGAGCCCAGGGGCCTGTGA
- the CC2D1B gene encoding coiled-coil and C2 domain-containing protein 1B isoform X3, which produces MPGPRPRKGPQASGQGVAAAKQLGLFMEFSPEDMLLGMEETEDDGDLEAELLALTGEAGTTGKKPAPKGQAPLPMAHIEKLAADCMRDVEEEEEEEGLEEDADLLTELQEVLGADEEAGPLDGNETASPGGSEEKEQENIEPPVQTALLTASVPAAQTLESQLAAVRKGRKISEDEIPPPVALGKRPLAPQETTNRSPEAEPPAPPSVEPDNPSQPETSLLGSTSISGPPDSDPDPRALLLARQREYKVAALNAKRAGDLDRARELMRIGKRFGAVLEALEKGQPVDLSAMPPAPEDLKPLPQASKASTAPSDVHPAVERVQPVMAPDIPATPVAPTEPQTVLDALQQRLNKYREAGTQARGSGDERKARMHERIAKQYQDAIRAHRAGRKVDFAELPVPPGFPPIPGWEPTMGTEEDVVAATLAAAQKLASSEDAAPAEEDEDEDKDEPPAQAPVAKKPTQPLVPSSRPLPEPKASSSKESLSPAVREQVALLQARKLQYQRAALQAKRGQDLEQAKAHLRVAKSLEAQITQVRAGRPVDLSKVPSPLTDEEGDFILIHHEDLRLSQKAEEVYAQLQKMLLEQHEKCVLFSKQFMHQGNVAETTRFEKLAQDRKKQLEILQLAQAQGLDPPSHHFELKTFQTVRIFAELNSTEMHLIVVRGMNLPAPPGVTPDDLDAFVRFEFHYPNSDQAQKNKTAVMKNTNSPEFDQLFKLNINRNHRGFRRVIQSKGIKFEIFHKGSFFRSDKLVGTAHLKLERLENECEIREIVEVLDGRKPTGGKLEVKVRLREPLSGQDVQMVTENWLVLEPRGL; this is translated from the exons ATGCCAGGGCCAAGACCTCGGAAGGGCCCTCAGGCCAGTGGCCAGGGTGTGGCAGCTGCCAAGCAG CTTGGGCTGTTTATGGAGTTCAGCCCTGAGGACATGCTGCTGGGGATGGAGGAGACTGAAGATGATGGGGACCTGGAGGCTGAGCTGCTGGCCCTCACTGGGGAAGCAGGGACCACAGGCAAGAAGCCAGCACCCAAGGGGCAGG cccccctgCCTATGGCCCACATCGAGAAGTTGGCGGCGGACTGTATGCGGgatgtggaggaggaggaggaggaggaagggctggaggaGGATGCAGACTTGCTG ACTGAGCTGCAGGAGGTCCTGGGTGCAGATGAGGAGGCTGGGCCCTTGGATGGCAATGAGACAGCCAGCCCAGGTGGCTCTGAGGAGAAGGAACAGGAAAACATTGAACCTCCAGTGCAGACAGCTCTCCTAACAGCTTCAGTCCCAGCGGCTCAG ACTCTGGAGTCCCAGCTGGCTGCTGTGAGGAAAGGCAGGAAGATCAGTGAGGATGAGATCCCACCTCCAGTGGCCTTGGGCAAGAGGCCCCTGGCCCCTCAGGAAACAACCAACAGGAGCCCTGAAGCAGAACCCCCAGCTCCCCCTTCCGTGGAGCCAG ACAACCCCTCCCAGCCTGAGACGAGCCTCTTGGGCAGCACTAGTATTTCTGGCCCCCCTGATTCAGACCCAGACCCACGGGCCTTGCTGTTGGCCCGACAGAGAGAGTACAAAGTGGCTGCCCTGAACGCCAAGCGGGCTGGAGACCTAGATCGCGCCCGAGAGCTCATGAGGATTGGGAAG AGATTTGGGGCCGTCCTGGAGGCCCTGGAGAAGGGGCAGCCTGTGGACCTGAGTGCCATGCCCCCAGCACCTGAGG ACCTGAAGCCCCTCCCACAGGCTTCCAAGGCCTCCACAGCACCCTCAGATGTACACCCAGCAGTGGAGCGAGTGCAGCCAGTGATGGCCCCTGACATCCCGGCCACCCCAG TGGCCCCTACTGAGCCACAGACAGTGCTAGACGCCCTGCAGCAGAGGCTGAACAAGTACCGTGAGGCAGGCACCCAGGCTCGGGGCAGTGGGGATGAGCGCAAGGCCCGGATGCACGAGCGTATTGCCAAG CAATATCAAGATGCCATTCGAGCCCACCGAGCAGGACGGAAAGTTGACTTTGCTGAGTTGCCTGTTCCTCCAG GATTCCCCCCTATACCTGGCTGGGAGCCCACTATGGGTACTGAGGAGGATGTGGTGGCAGCTACTTTAGCAGCTGCCCAGAAACTGGCCTCCTCAGAGGATGCAGCCCCCGCAGAGGAAGATGAGGACGAGGACAAG GAtgagcccccagcccaggccccagtGGCCAAGAAGCCAACACAGCCTCTGGTCCCTTCATCCCGGCCCCTGCCTGAGCCCAAAGCCTCGAGTTCTAAGGAGTCACTGAGTCCAGCTG TGCGAGAGCAGGTGGCCCTGCTGCAGGCACGGAAACTGCAGTACCAGCGGGCAGCCCTGCAGGCCAAGCGTGGCCAGGACCTGGAGCAGGCCAAAGCCCATCTGCGGGTGGCCAAATCCCTTGAGGCTCAGATCACCCAGGTGCGAGCTGGCCGACCTGTGGACCTGTCCAAG GTGCCTTCACCCTTAACGGATGAGGAGGGTGACTTCATCCTGATCCACCATGAGGACCTGCGACTCTCTCAGAAGGCTGAGGAGGTGTATGCCCAGCTACAAAAAATGCTTCTGGAGCAACATGAG AAGTGTGTGCTGTTCTCCAAGCAGTTTATGCACCAGGGCAATGTGGCCGAGACTACCCG GTTTGAGAAGCTTGCTCAAGACCGCAAGAAGCAGCTTGAGATCCTGCAGCTGGCCCAGGCCCAGGGCCTTGACCCTCCCAGCCACCACTTTGAGTTGAAGACATTCCAAACTGTGAG GATCTTCGCAGAACTCAACAGCACAGAAATGCATCTGATTGTTGTCCGGGGAATGAACCTCCCAGCCCCTCCAG GGGTGACCCCTGATGACTTGGATGCTTTTGTGCGGTTTGAGTTCCACTATCCTAATTCG GACCaggctcaaaaaaacaaaacagctgtgatgaaaaacacaaactCTCCAG AATTTGATCAGCTCTTCAAACTAAACATCAACCGAAACCACCGGGGCTTCAGGAGGGTGATTCAAAGCAAAGGAATCAAGTTTGAAATCTTCCACAAAGG ATCGTTCTTCAGAAGTGACAAGCTGGTTGGCACAGCCCACCTGAAACTGGAGCGTCTGGAGAATGAGTGTGAGATCAGAGAGATTGTGGAG GTCCTGGACGGAAGGAAGCCTACTGGGGGCAAGCTGGAGGTGAAGGTGAGGCTGCGGGAGCCTCTGAGTGGCCAGGACGTGCAGATGGTCACCGAGAACTGGCTGGTCCTGGAGCCCAGGGGCCTGTGA
- the CC2D1B gene encoding coiled-coil and C2 domain-containing protein 1B isoform X2, with translation MEFSPEDMLLGMEETEDDGDLEAELLALTGEAGTTGKKPAPKGQAPLPMAHIEKLAADCMRDVEEEEEEEGLEEDADLLTELQEVLGADEEAGPLDGNETASPGGSEEKEQENIEPPVQTALLTASVPAAQAGGPQGLQALLEDRIHNYREAVASAKETGEAAKARRCERGLKTLESQLAAVRKGRKISEDEIPPPVALGKRPLAPQETTNRSPEAEPPAPPSVEPDNPSQPETSLLGSTSISGPPDSDPDPRALLLARQREYKVAALNAKRAGDLDRARELMRIGKRFGAVLEALEKGQPVDLSAMPPAPEDLKPLPQASKASTAPSDVHPAVERVQPVMAPDIPATPVAPTEPQTVLDALQQRLNKYREAGTQARGSGDERKARMHERIAKQYQDAIRAHRAGRKVDFAELPVPPGFPPIPGWEPTMGTEEDVVAATLAAAQKLASSEDAAPAEEDEDEDKDEPPAQAPVAKKPTQPLVPSSRPLPEPKASSSKESLSPAVREQVALLQARKLQYQRAALQAKRGQDLEQAKAHLRVAKSLEAQITQVRAGRPVDLSKVPSPLTDEEGDFILIHHEDLRLSQKAEEVYAQLQKMLLEQHEKCVLFSKQFMHQGNVAETTRFEKLAQDRKKQLEILQLAQAQGLDPPSHHFELKTFQTVRIFAELNSTEMHLIVVRGMNLPAPPGVTPDDLDAFVRFEFHYPNSDQAQKNKTAVMKNTNSPEFDQLFKLNINRNHRGFRRVIQSKGIKFEIFHKGSFFRSDKLVGTAHLKLERLENECEIREIVEVLDGRKPTGGKLEVKVRLREPLSGQDVQMVTENWLVLEPRGL, from the exons ATGGAGTTCAGCCCTGAGGACATGCTGCTGGGGATGGAGGAGACTGAAGATGATGGGGACCTGGAGGCTGAGCTGCTGGCCCTCACTGGGGAAGCAGGGACCACAGGCAAGAAGCCAGCACCCAAGGGGCAGG cccccctgCCTATGGCCCACATCGAGAAGTTGGCGGCGGACTGTATGCGGgatgtggaggaggaggaggaggaggaagggctggaggaGGATGCAGACTTGCTG ACTGAGCTGCAGGAGGTCCTGGGTGCAGATGAGGAGGCTGGGCCCTTGGATGGCAATGAGACAGCCAGCCCAGGTGGCTCTGAGGAGAAGGAACAGGAAAACATTGAACCTCCAGTGCAGACAGCTCTCCTAACAGCTTCAGTCCCAGCGGCTCAG GCTGGAGGGCCTCAGGGGCTGCAGGCTCTGCTGGAGGATCGGATCCACAACTACCGGGAGGCTGTGGCCAGTGCCAAGGAGACAGGTGAAGCAGCCAAAGCCAGGCGCTGTGAGCGCGGCCTGAAG ACTCTGGAGTCCCAGCTGGCTGCTGTGAGGAAAGGCAGGAAGATCAGTGAGGATGAGATCCCACCTCCAGTGGCCTTGGGCAAGAGGCCCCTGGCCCCTCAGGAAACAACCAACAGGAGCCCTGAAGCAGAACCCCCAGCTCCCCCTTCCGTGGAGCCAG ACAACCCCTCCCAGCCTGAGACGAGCCTCTTGGGCAGCACTAGTATTTCTGGCCCCCCTGATTCAGACCCAGACCCACGGGCCTTGCTGTTGGCCCGACAGAGAGAGTACAAAGTGGCTGCCCTGAACGCCAAGCGGGCTGGAGACCTAGATCGCGCCCGAGAGCTCATGAGGATTGGGAAG AGATTTGGGGCCGTCCTGGAGGCCCTGGAGAAGGGGCAGCCTGTGGACCTGAGTGCCATGCCCCCAGCACCTGAGG ACCTGAAGCCCCTCCCACAGGCTTCCAAGGCCTCCACAGCACCCTCAGATGTACACCCAGCAGTGGAGCGAGTGCAGCCAGTGATGGCCCCTGACATCCCGGCCACCCCAG TGGCCCCTACTGAGCCACAGACAGTGCTAGACGCCCTGCAGCAGAGGCTGAACAAGTACCGTGAGGCAGGCACCCAGGCTCGGGGCAGTGGGGATGAGCGCAAGGCCCGGATGCACGAGCGTATTGCCAAG CAATATCAAGATGCCATTCGAGCCCACCGAGCAGGACGGAAAGTTGACTTTGCTGAGTTGCCTGTTCCTCCAG GATTCCCCCCTATACCTGGCTGGGAGCCCACTATGGGTACTGAGGAGGATGTGGTGGCAGCTACTTTAGCAGCTGCCCAGAAACTGGCCTCCTCAGAGGATGCAGCCCCCGCAGAGGAAGATGAGGACGAGGACAAG GAtgagcccccagcccaggccccagtGGCCAAGAAGCCAACACAGCCTCTGGTCCCTTCATCCCGGCCCCTGCCTGAGCCCAAAGCCTCGAGTTCTAAGGAGTCACTGAGTCCAGCTG TGCGAGAGCAGGTGGCCCTGCTGCAGGCACGGAAACTGCAGTACCAGCGGGCAGCCCTGCAGGCCAAGCGTGGCCAGGACCTGGAGCAGGCCAAAGCCCATCTGCGGGTGGCCAAATCCCTTGAGGCTCAGATCACCCAGGTGCGAGCTGGCCGACCTGTGGACCTGTCCAAG GTGCCTTCACCCTTAACGGATGAGGAGGGTGACTTCATCCTGATCCACCATGAGGACCTGCGACTCTCTCAGAAGGCTGAGGAGGTGTATGCCCAGCTACAAAAAATGCTTCTGGAGCAACATGAG AAGTGTGTGCTGTTCTCCAAGCAGTTTATGCACCAGGGCAATGTGGCCGAGACTACCCG GTTTGAGAAGCTTGCTCAAGACCGCAAGAAGCAGCTTGAGATCCTGCAGCTGGCCCAGGCCCAGGGCCTTGACCCTCCCAGCCACCACTTTGAGTTGAAGACATTCCAAACTGTGAG GATCTTCGCAGAACTCAACAGCACAGAAATGCATCTGATTGTTGTCCGGGGAATGAACCTCCCAGCCCCTCCAG GGGTGACCCCTGATGACTTGGATGCTTTTGTGCGGTTTGAGTTCCACTATCCTAATTCG GACCaggctcaaaaaaacaaaacagctgtgatgaaaaacacaaactCTCCAG AATTTGATCAGCTCTTCAAACTAAACATCAACCGAAACCACCGGGGCTTCAGGAGGGTGATTCAAAGCAAAGGAATCAAGTTTGAAATCTTCCACAAAGG ATCGTTCTTCAGAAGTGACAAGCTGGTTGGCACAGCCCACCTGAAACTGGAGCGTCTGGAGAATGAGTGTGAGATCAGAGAGATTGTGGAG GTCCTGGACGGAAGGAAGCCTACTGGGGGCAAGCTGGAGGTGAAGGTGAGGCTGCGGGAGCCTCTGAGTGGCCAGGACGTGCAGATGGTCACCGAGAACTGGCTGGTCCTGGAGCCCAGGGGCCTGTGA